A window of the Natronomonas salina genome harbors these coding sequences:
- a CDS encoding UDP-N-acetylmuramate dehydrogenase, whose protein sequence is MKQTTDDLSNYTWLKIGGPAKVAIPESKEEFVGLLQECQETNTPFRILGNGSNILVSDEGIDELVIKSTNACTELKFEGNCVNVGSSVMVPQFISACINNDLGGYEYLYSVPGTVGGAIYMNAGRGKGHNQTISDHLSSVEFYSEGGVREVPVEDLEFEHRYSIFHEHDNWVILSATFQLPSQPRHEGKKLARERMEKVSQRERTKPNAGSVFKSGVRFPFHKIPPRGLSVGDARFVSGNRICHNGDATFDDVKQLISRAKWVNRLIPPFKEPEVEWEIWE, encoded by the coding sequence ATGAAACAAACAACCGATGACCTTTCAAACTACACTTGGCTGAAAATTGGTGGTCCAGCTAAGGTTGCAATTCCAGAGAGCAAAGAAGAGTTCGTGGGATTGCTTCAAGAGTGTCAAGAGACGAACACGCCGTTTCGAATTCTGGGTAATGGTTCTAATATTCTCGTTAGTGACGAAGGGATTGATGAGCTAGTCATTAAAAGCACTAATGCCTGTACTGAACTTAAATTTGAGGGGAATTGTGTTAATGTCGGTTCATCCGTAATGGTGCCACAATTTATCTCTGCATGCATCAACAACGATTTAGGAGGATATGAGTACCTTTATTCGGTCCCCGGAACAGTCGGGGGGGCAATATACATGAACGCCGGACGTGGCAAGGGCCATAACCAAACAATCTCGGATCACTTATCCTCAGTCGAATTTTATTCGGAGGGTGGGGTTAGGGAGGTGCCTGTCGAGGACCTTGAATTCGAGCATAGGTACTCGATATTTCACGAACATGACAATTGGGTTATCCTCTCAGCTACATTCCAATTACCAAGCCAACCCCGTCATGAAGGAAAGAAGTTAGCGAGGGAGCGGATGGAGAAGGTAAGTCAACGAGAGCGGACGAAGCCAAATGCAGGGTCAGTATTTAAATCTGGTGTCAGATTCCCGTTTCATAAGATTCCTCCCAGAGGGCTCTCTGTCGGTGATGCCAGGTTCGTCTCTGGGAACAGGATCTGCCATAATGGCGATGCGACTTTCGACGATGTAAAGCAACTGATTTCTAGAGCCAAGTGGGTTAACCGATTAATTCCACCATTTAAGGAACCTGAAGTCGAATGGGAGATTTGGGAGTAG